In Chloroflexota bacterium, one DNA window encodes the following:
- a CDS encoding metallophosphoesterase, with the protein MAASEADSLPKARPSQRLNRRKIASIIMAWMALCWLIIGSVFYSVIPGGWLSILGLMLLSYIPLLFVARSFGGPVAPSAHLRLWGFRPFWYSQLLLPLMAIGGLIGLIIGLPFHSSGLLGRGLAGGIGLLYLTGIGLAYFGSRRLAVRELTANLPQLPNELAGLKIVQISDTHVGPHTSHRHLRNVVAAIEAAKPDLIVMTGDQVDDYVDDVEPFAAAFGQLSAPLGVVAIAGNHDVYAGWDGVRAGLETMGIKVLVNQATAFNYRGVRWWLAGTGDPAGTYVAQGREVVAPDIPKTLVDVPANEFHVVLAHNPALWPALAQRNVPLTLSGHTHYGQFAIPKLGWSMASAFLEHAMGHYQLEQSLLYINPGTNYWGIPFRLGTKPEVTVITLQPSQTASIIG; encoded by the coding sequence ATGGCTGCATCCGAGGCAGATAGCTTGCCGAAAGCTCGCCCATCACAACGGCTTAATCGACGTAAAATTGCCAGCATTATTATGGCTTGGATGGCGCTGTGCTGGCTAATTATTGGTAGTGTGTTTTATAGTGTCATACCTGGTGGCTGGCTCAGCATCCTAGGCTTGATGCTCTTGAGTTACATTCCACTGCTATTCGTAGCACGTTCGTTTGGTGGGCCAGTTGCACCATCGGCGCATCTACGCTTGTGGGGCTTTCGGCCATTTTGGTATAGCCAATTGCTCTTGCCATTGATGGCAATCGGTGGCTTGATTGGCCTGATTATTGGCTTGCCTTTCCATAGCAGTGGGTTGCTAGGGCGTGGCTTGGCAGGTGGCATCGGGTTACTCTATTTGACGGGCATTGGTTTGGCTTATTTTGGCTCACGCCGCTTGGCAGTGCGCGAATTGACCGCCAATTTGCCCCAATTGCCCAATGAGCTAGCTGGCTTGAAAATTGTCCAGATCTCGGATACCCACGTTGGGCCGCATACCTCGCATCGCCACTTGCGTAACGTCGTCGCGGCAATTGAAGCCGCCAAGCCCGACCTGATTGTGATGACTGGCGATCAAGTTGATGATTATGTTGATGATGTTGAACCATTTGCCGCAGCCTTCGGCCAACTCTCAGCCCCATTAGGCGTTGTCGCCATCGCTGGCAATCACGATGTCTATGCTGGTTGGGATGGCGTGCGGGCCGGTTTAGAAACCATGGGCATCAAGGTTTTGGTCAATCAAGCAACTGCATTTAACTATCGTGGTGTGCGTTGGTGGCTGGCAGGCACTGGCGATCCCGCTGGAACCTACGTGGCCCAAGGTCGCGAAGTCGTAGCCCCTGATATTCCCAAAACATTGGTTGATGTTCCAGCCAACGAATTTCATGTGGTTTTAGCCCACAACCCAGCGCTCTGGCCCGCTTTAGCTCAACGCAACGTGCCACTAACCTTGAGCGGCCACACGCACTACGGCCAATTTGCCATCCCCAAACTTGGCTGGAGCATGGCCTCGGCCTTTTTGGAACATGCCATGGGTCACTATCAGCTTGAGCAATCGCTGCTTTATATCAACCCAGGCACAAACTATTGGGGTATTCCCTTCCGGCTTGGCACCAAGCCCGAAGTCACGGTGATTACATTGCAACCCAGCCAAACCGCCTCAATCATTGGGTAA